GATCGACGACACCCTCTGGCAGGAGCTTCGGCACAATCCTCTTCTGTTGTTGCAACGGGTTCACCCGGAGCGGCTGGCCGCACTGGCCGAGGACACGCAGTTCTGCGCCCGGTACGACCGGGCCATGATGTGGCTGGGCGCCGAGCGCTCCGACGAACACACGTGGTACGCCCGCACGTTCCCCGAACTCCGCGGCCGTCCGGTGGCGTATTTCTGCGCCGAGTTCGGCATTCATAATTCGGTGCCGATCTATTCGGGCGGACTGGGCGTGCTGGCCGGCGACCATCTCAAGACGGCCTCCGACCTCGGGGTGCCGCTGGTGGCCGTGGGCATCCTGTATCGGAACGGGTACTTCGATCAGCACATCCGCGTGGATGGCTGGCAGGAAGACACCGACGCCCGCATCGATTTCAATTCGGTCCCCCTCACCCCGCTGCCCGGCCGCGACGGCGCGAAACACCTCGTCACGGTCAATACCTTCGGTCGGGATGTCCACATCCGGGTGTGGAAGATGCAGGTGGGCCGGGTACCGGTGTATCTGCTCGACTCGGATCTCGAGGAGAATCATCCGGACGACCGGCCCCTGTTGTCCAAGCTGTACTCGGGCGGCCCGGCGATGCGCCTGCGCCAGGAGTGGCTGCTGGGTGTGGGTGGCGTGCGGGCGCTTCGCGCGCTGGGCATCGCGCCGGCCGCATGGCATGCCAATGAAGGACATGCCGCGTTCATGATGGTCGAGCGGGTCCGTGAACTCTGTACCGAAGGGCTGGCCTACACCGACGCGGTCAAACGCGTACGCAACTGCAGCGTCTTCACCACGCACACGCCGGTGCCGGCAGGCCACGATCATTTTGCCACCCAGGACGTGTTGCGGTGCGCCGAGGGCGAGGCGACCTGGACGTCCATGGGCATCACGCCGGAAGCGTTTGCCCACATCGGCTATCACCCCGAATCGGGCAGCGGGGTGTTTCACATGACGTCGGCATCCATCCGTCTGTCGCGCCGGGTGAACGCCGTGTCGCGCCGTCACGGTATCGTGACACGCGAAATGAGTCGCTCGCTGTGGAACAACCGTCCGGCCGAACAGGTGCCCATTGGCCATGTCACCAACGGCGTGCATCTGGCCACGTGGATGGCCAATCCCGTCATGAAGCTGCTCGACAAGCACCTCGGGCTGGCATGGGGGTACAGCAACGATCCGGCATTGTGGGAACAGGTGCTGACACTGGAAGACGAAGAGCTGTGGTACACGCACACCCGTCTCAAGCACGCGCTGATGCGCCGCGTGCGCGAGGAAGCGCGCCGCGCGTTCGCGCAGGGGGGTCTCGAAGCCACACAGCTTGCGGGCGCCGGCACGCTACTCGATCCCCACGTGCTCACCATCGGCTTCGCGCGGCGTTTCGCGACCTACAAGCGCGCCGATCTCATCTTCCGCGATGTCGAGCGCCTGCGCGCACTGGTGACCAACTCGGCACGTCCGGTGCAGATCGTGTTCGCCGGCAAGGCGCATCCCGCCGACAATCCCGGCAAGCAGGTGCTGCAGAATGTCTACCACTTCACGCGCGACCCGCGCTTCGAAGGCCGCGTGGCGTTCATCGAAGACTACAGCATGCACCTCGCTCACCTCTTGGTGCAGGGTGTCGATCTGTGGCTCAATCTGCCGCGTGTCCCGCTCGAGGCCTCGGGAACCAGTGGCATGAAGGCCGCCCTCAACGGCGTGCCGCAACTCTCCACCATCGATGGGTGGTGGGAAGAGGGATACGAAGGCAGCAACGGCTGGGCCATCGAACCCGAAGTGGACAACGACGAAGGGTCGGGTACCGCGCGTCGCCTCTATGAGCTGCTCGAGCATGAAGTCGTGCCGCGTTTCTACGATCGAGACAAGAGCGAACTGCCGCGTCGCTGGTTGCTGATGATGAAACACGCCATCCGGGTCGCCGGACAGCAGTTCACGGCCCGTCGCATGGTGGAGCAGTACGCCCGCGGGTACTACGCACCGTCCATCCTCGGCGACGCGCTGCCGGACGATCCACCGACGGCATGAGGAGACCACGCTCATGAGCACCCGCGTCCATCTTCCCACGCCCGGCCTCGGCACGCCCATCGTTCTCGGCACCGGTCAGGCGAAACCCACCATCGTCCACCTCACCGCCGAATACAGTCCGTTCGCCCGGACCGGTGGACTGGCGGAAGCGGTCATGGGACTCGCGAACTTCCAGGTGCGCGCGGGGGCGGATGTGGTGGTGTTCATGCCGCTCTATCGCACCGTCCGCGATCATGCGCCCGATCTGGCACCGCTGGGCCGGGCCATCGGCGTGGATCTGGGCTTCCGCACCGAGGAGGTGCGCTTCTTCCGTGAAGTGCATCCGCCCAGAGGCCCCAAGGTGGTGTTCGTGGACATTCCGAGCGCGTTCGCGCGCGGAGGGATCTACGGCGAAGGCGGACGTGACTATGCGGACAATGCACGACGGTTCGCGTTGTTCTCGCGCGCCGTGCTCGATGCCATCCCACGACTGATCGTGGGACCGGTGCTGATTCATGCCCACGACTGGCACACGTCGCTGGCGCTGATGTACATGCGCAGCTACGAACACCTGCGTGAGCGGTATGCATCGACACCGACCGTGCTATCGGTGCACAACGCGGGATATCAGGGACACTTTCCGGCGTCGATGCTGAACGAATGCGGCATTCCGCCGGAGGTGTACGATTTCCACCACCTCGAGTGGTATGGTCGCATCAACTTCCTGAAGGGTGGTCTCACCTTCGCCGACATGGTGGTGACGGTGAGCCCGACGCACGCCCAGGAATTGCGGACGGCAGGCGGCGGGTTCGGCTTGCAGGATGTATTCCAGTGGCTGGGATCGCGTTTCACCGGCATCACCAACGGTATCGATCAATCGGTGTGGGATCCCTCCACCGACGACCAGATCACCGCGCGGTACACGATCGAGGATCCCGCCAACAAGGCCCGCTGCAAGGCCGCGCTGCAACGATCGTTCGGGCTGCCGCAGCGTCGGAAGACGCCGCTCTTCGGATTCACCGGACGCCTGGTGACGCAGAAGGGACTCGATCTGCTGCTCGGATCCCATCGTATCTGGACGCTCGACGCGCAGTTCGTGTTCCTCGGGGCGGGAGAGGCACGATACGAAAGAGCCCTGCTCGCGCTGGCGCAGGCCCGGCCGCGGCAGGTGGGTGTGCAACTCGATTTCACCGATCGGCTCGAACATCGCTTGATGGCCGGCGCCGACATCTTTCTCATGCCGTCGCAATACGAGCCCTGCGGTCTCACGCAGTTGCGCGCGCAGCGGTACGGCGCATTGCCGGTGGGGCGTCGGGTGGGTGGGATCGCCGACACCATCGAAGACGATGTCACGGGCCTCCTCTTCGACGAATTCACCACGGCGAGTTTCGACCACGGCATTTCGCGCGCGCTGGCCCGTTTCTCCGACCCTGCCGCATGGACGGCACGCATGCGAGCCGCGATGCGTCGCGATTTTGGATGGGAGCGCGCCGCCGAACGTTACGATGATGTCTATCGTCGGGCCACCGATCTCGCACGACGCCGCCGTTGAGGCACTCATGAACGCCTCGCCGAACGCACTCGCGAACACCCATTCGGTCATCGTGCATCAACACCTCTATCAGCCGCCGCGTGAGGATCCGTGGCTCGAGGTGATCGAGGCCGAACGATCGGCGGCCCCGGATCACGACTGGAACACCCGCATCACGCGCGAGTGTTATGCCCGACAGGCGCTGGCCGAAGCCTATCTGCTGGAGAGCGCGCGGGCGGCGCCGTCTCCGGCCGACCGTGATGCCAAAGTGGGACTCGCCCGTCTCGTGAATCTCTACGCGTGGTGCTCGTTCGATGTCGGCGCCACGTTGTGTGAATGGTTCGACAGCGAGGCGCCGCAGGTGCTTCAGGCCATGCAGGCGGGCGACGCGGCCAGCATCCGGCGGTGGGGATACGGCAACGCCATCGCCGCGCCGTATCATCATGTGATTCTCCCGCTCGCGTCCGCACGGGATCGCCGCACCGAGATCCGCTGGGGCATCCGCGATTTCACGCGACGCTTCGGCCGCGTCCCTGAGGGATTCTGGTTTCCCGAGTGCGCGGTGGACGAGGACACCCTCGATGCCGCCGCCGCCGAGGGCATCCGCTTCACCATTCTGGCGCCGTATCAGGTTCAGGGACACGATGGCAGCGGCATGCCGGTGCGCTGGCGTGGCGCGTCGGGGCGTGAGCTGATCATCGTCCCGTACGACGGAGCACTGGCGGGGGATGTGGCATTCGGTGGTCTGCTCGACGACGCACGCGCGCTGGCGTCCCGTCTCACGCCGCTTCAGGGCACCGAACTGTCCGATGCGCGCTGCACCACGCTGGCCACCGATGGTGAGACATTCGGTCATCATCATCGGGGCGGCGAGTCGACGCTGGCGGAAGCCATGTCGTTGATGGCGCGCCGCACCTCGTCGCACCTGACCAACGCTGCGTCGCTGGTGGCCGCGCAGGCGCCGCGACAGGACGTGACGCTGGTGTCTCCGTCAGCCTGGAGCTGCGCGCACGGGGTGGAGCGCTGGCGCAGCAACTGCGGATGCCGCATCGATGGCAGCCGGCCTCCCGCGCAGCAATGGCGTGGGCCGCTGCGGCGGGCCATGGAGCAGTTGGCAGAGCGTTGCCATGCGGTGTACGAGAGTGAAGGACAACTGCTGTTCCGCGACGATCCCTGGGACGTGCGCGATGCGTACGGCGAGATCGTGCCGTTCGACGGCGCGCCCATCACGGAGTTCGTGGACCGGGTCGTGCGCCCCGAAGCGTCCGAGGCCCAGCGTCAGCGCGCCCGCGAACTGCTCGAACTCACGCGGGCATCGCTGCGCACCTTCACGTCGTGTGCCTGGTTCTTCGACGACGTCGATCGGATCGAAGTGCGTCAGGTGCTGCGATATGCCGCACGCTGCGTCGAACTCTCGGGAGCCGCGGCGCGGCTCACCCCCGAGTTGCTGCACTGGCTCGGCGGCGCCACCAACGGCGCGCCCAATGCCGTCAGCGCCGCCGACGTGTTCGTTCGTGACGCCCTGCCCCACCGCGCCCCCACGCTGCGTGTGGGCGCCGCGCTGATCGCGCTTACCGCCGCCGGCGTCAAACGTGCCCGTTTCGGCGCGTTCGAAGGGGAGGTCGTGCCCGAACCCCACGACAGCTGGCGCATCCGGCTCACGCATCGACGCACGGGCAGCGCGATCACGTACGTGGGACAGATCTCGGGAACCGGCCCCGCGCTGGCCGTGACGATCGGCGAACCCGATGCCGATCCCGCCACCCACATGCGCCTGAAGATCCACGAGTTTCCCGAGCGCCTTGCCCATCTCCTGTTGCTCGACGATGCCACGGACGATGCGGCGCTGTTGAGCGAAGGATGACGTGTGGATGACTTGTGAATGACTTCACGAGACATTCCGCCGCATCACCACCATGCGGAACCAATTGAACCATGCGGACGGCACGATGCTGACGATCGACGAGAAATTCGCCCGGCTGGGCACCGACCACGCGCCGGGCCAGGAAGTGCGGCAGACGGCTGACGACTCCAACTTCCGCGGCGAGGTGCTGCCGGGAACGCCGGTCGATTTTTCTCATGGCGACGTGAACGACGACGCCTTTGCCCCGACACCCGGCGCGTTCGAGGAGTTCGTTGCCGGTGTGCATCGCGGCGGCTCCCAGGCGTACACGGAGTACCGGGGTGGCGGCGGGTTGCGCGAGATGGTCGCCGAACGCCTGACCGCGTTCACGGGCCATCCGGTGTCGGGAGCCGATGAACTGATCATCACACCGGGAACACAGGGCGCGCTGTTTCTCGCGCTCGGGGCTCTGGTCACGACGGGGGACCGCGTGGCCATCGTGCGTCCCGACTATTTCGCCAATCGCAAACTCGTCGAGTTTCTGGGTGGTGTCGTGGTGCCGGTGCGCATGGATCACCTCTCGTACACCGATCGCGCAGGCCTCGATCTCGGGCAGTTGGAAGACGCCTTCAAGTCCGGGGTGCGCACCTTCCTCTTCTCGAATCCCAACAATCCGGCGGGTGTGATCCATTCGCCCGACGAGATCGCCCGCATTGCCGCACTGGCCTCACAATACGGCGCCACGGTCATCGTCGACCAGTTGTATTCGCGCCTGCTGTACTCCGGCAACTCCTATACGCACCTGCGCGCGTCGTCCATCGATGCCGCGCAGGTGGTGACCATCATGGGGCCATCCAAGACGGAATCGTTGAGCGGATACCGGCTGGGTGTGGCCTTCGGTGCGTCACACCTCGTCGACCGGATGGAGAAGCTGCAGGCGATCGTGTCGCTCCGCGCGCCAGGGTATTCCCAGGCGGTGTTGCGCACCTGGTTCGCCGAGCCCGCCGGCTGGATGCAGGACCGCATCGTGAAGCACGAAGCGCTGCGAAACGAACTGCTGGCGGTGTTCGGCGCGGTTCCCGGTCTGCGCGTACGCACCCCGCAGGCGGGCAGCTATCTCTTTCCGCAGCTGCCCGCACTCGACATCCCGCTGCACGATTTTGTGCGGGCGCTCCGGGTGCAGGCCGGCGTCACCGTCACGCCGGGAACGGAATTCAGTCCGGATGCCACCAACAGCGTGCGACTCAATTTTTCGCAAAACCATCGGGCGGCCGTCGAAGCGGCCGGGCGTATCGGAGAGATGATCGCACGCTACCGGCGCTGACGCACGCGTAAGGCCTTCACGATAGATGCCGCGCTACAGGTGTGGACATCCTGACATCGGCGTCCACACCAAACGCGTCCCCCCCGAAACCCAATACCGTCGTTCAAGGTACCGTCTGCCCCCTCGCGGCCGACGACGGGATGGGGATTTCGGAGGACGGTGGCATCGCGCCGATGGGTGACGCGAAGCTTTCCAGCGGTGGTCCCAGCGTGGGCTCACAGACGCCTTCCGCCGTTTCGCGGATGAGCTGATCCACGACCGCCCGCAGGTCACCCGTGCGGGCATAGGTGGCCAGCTGTCGCTGCGCGCTCGACCCTTCCTCGAGAATGCGATAGGCGTATTCCACTTCCTTTCGCGTCCCCAGCTCGTCGAGCATGTCGTCGAGGAACCACTCGATCAGCTCGCGGATGAGCACCGACGTCGGCATCTCCTCCTTCTTGCCGAAGTCGATCAGCTTGCCGCCCAGGCCCCACCGCACCGCGCGCCACTTGTTCTCCTCGATGAGATCGGACGCGTACACCCGGAAGGTCATGTTGTCGCGGCGCAGTTTCCACATCTTCGCCACCACCGCCTGGAGGATGGCAGCGATGCACACCGCCTCGTCCACCCGGGTGTTCACATCGCACACGCGGAATTCGAGGGTGGGATAGAGATGGTGCGGGCGCACGTCCCACCACACCTTCGATCCGTCGGGGATGCTGCGGGTCTTCTGCAGCGTATCGACCAGGTCGGCGTAGTCACCCCAGCCATTGAGGATGCGGGGCACCCCCGTGCGGGGGAAATTCTTGAAGACGATACTGCGGTAGGAGTGCAGCCCCGTATTGCGGCCGAACCAGAACGGCGACGATGTGGACAGGCAGAGAATGTGAGGCAGGATGTATCGCACCGCGTTCAGACAGTCGATGCGGAACTCCTGATCTTCAATACCCACATGCACATGCGTGCCGAAGATGAGCAGGCGGTGCGCCAGGTCCTGCAGTTCGGCCTTCACGCCCAGGTATCGCTCCTTGGGCGTCATCTCCTGGTTCATCCAGTTGGAGAACGGATGCGTGCCCGCGGACGCGATGGTCAGTCCGTGCTGCCCGGCAGCCTTGATCACCAGTCCACGCAACTTCACCAACTCCGTGCGGAGTTCGGCGATGTTCCCGCACACCTTCGTGCCGATCTCCACCTGGCACTGGTGCAACTCCGCCTTGACGTCCGCCAACTGCGCATCATTCGACTGCACCAGGGCATCGAACCCCGGTGTCAGGTCACGCGTGACCGGATCGATGATCTGGTATTCTTCTTCGATCCCGACCGTCAGGCTCGGCGCTCGCATTCATCCCCCCACGCCCATGCGGGCCGTGTTGTTGGCGGTTGACCAGTCCACGGCAGCCTTGATGAAGCCCGCAAACAGATGACGGCTGTGCGGATCCGCCATCTCGAAGACCTCCGGATGCCACTGCACACCGACGAGGAATCCGTCCCCCGTCCCTTCGACTGCTTCGATCAGTCCATCGTCCGCGCGCGCCGACGCCACCAGATCACGACCGAGCTGCTTGATCCCCTGATGGTGCATACTATTCACGCCGCAGCGTGTGGATTCGAGCAATTGTGACAACCGTGTTTCCGGCACGACATCCACCTCGTGCGCGAGATGGTCACGCTCGAAACCCGCGGTGGGGAAATAATCGTGTTTGTTGAACGCGGAATTTTGTGATGCGAGATCCTGCCACATCGTGCCGCCCTGGGCCACGTTGATGATCTGCAGCCCCCGGCACAGCCCGAGCACCGGCTTGCCGTCTTCGATGGCCCAACGCACCAGTTGCAGCTCCACCCGGTCACGGGCCGGATCGAGATTGCCACATTCCGGCCGCACCGCCTCTCCATATTCGGCCGGATTGATGTCCACACCGCCTGGAATAAGCAGACCGTCGAGCCGTTCGTAGATCTCCCGCAACGTGGCCAGATCGTCGTCCAGCAGCGGAATCATCCACGGCACCGCGCCCACCATGGTCGCCGCCAGGAAGTAACGCTGGTTCATCACCCACGAGGACGGAAGCGCCGGCGGGATGCCGTCGATGGAATGCAGCGTCTGCGTGGTGAGCCCGATGGTCGGGCGGTAGGAACGGTACGACTGGGACATCAACGAGCCTCAACGAGAAAAGTCGGGACGTTCGAACCGCCGCCTGCCGTGACGTTGAGGAGCGGGTCCGTTGCGATGCGGGTGAGACATCCTGATACCACCGTCCCATTCGACAGGAACGGCGCGGTATCGAGCATCCGGTCACCGATATGTACCGCCCCGTCCACCATGGCCGGCCAGGGCTCACTCGGCACCTCCACCCGTTCCTGCACGATATACGGCTCTGCAAGTGCCGTTCGGATTGCCTGTTGCCAGGCGTCGTCATCGACGGTCCAGCCCAGCACGATGCCCTTGCCTCCGTATTCGTCGTTCGGCTTGAGCACCAGACGCTCCCGGTTCGCGGCGATGAAGGGCAGCAGATCGACGGCAGCCCCCGCATGCTCCGTGTGCCGCTCCTCCACCACCCGGGTCCACGGCACGTGACGCAGCACCGCCTCGCGTTCGGCCGCCGTGAGCAGCGTCGACTGTCGTTCATCACTTAAGACAGCAAGTGAGGCCTTCTTATGTAACAGCTTGCAACGGAACGGGTTGACCATGCACACCGCACCGTCTCTCACGGCCCGGACCACCGGCGACTCCAGCCCTTCCCGTGTCACCAGCTCGTCGATCAGCACCCGCTTGTAGATCATCGTGACGGGCCGACCGGCGACGGTCAGGCGCCCGTTGGCGTACTCCGCATCGCGGGGATCCCCGATGAACACGTCGATGCCCCGCGCCTGGAACTCCTGCTCGAACAGCACGAACTCGCTGTAGGTGGGGACGTCGCGCCAATCGAGAATCACCACCGAGGGTTTTTCCCGTTGCCCCCGCCACGCGTGGTAGGCCTCCAGCAGCGCGTCCACCACGCCCGCTCCGGCCGGGATCGGCAGCGGAATGTGCGTGCGGTTGAATGCCTGCATGACCGGCATCGCCAGAAAGGCCCGCGACAGCGCATCGTTGTACGCCGCGCCCGCCGGTGTCTCGGCGTTGTATTCCGTGAACTTGAGGCCTGCGCCGTCTTCACCGGCCGCAAAAAACGCATCGAGACGGGAGGTTGGGCTGGCCGCCGGAAAACCGGGATCGGCGTGGATGAGCTGCTCTTCCCAGGCCGTCAGTCCGAACTGCGCACGCAACGCCGAGTCGGCCATGGCCGCCGCCCGGACCTTGTCGAACGCGCTGCCGACCAACCCGCAGGCCCGGCAGATCAGCCGGTACTCTTCCAGCGTCAGGAATCTCGGCCGCAGCACGCTGCACAACGCCCGGTCGCCAAAAAACAGTCCCTGCTGCCTGAGCTGCTGTTCCAGCACGGCCGCCGACTCCTCGGCCAGCGCCGGCTGCCGGAGCAGATCGTGGTAGTGCTGATAGTGCGGCACAAATGTGGACATCTGCTCTCGCGAAGATTCGTGATTGGCCATCAGGGCGTGGGGGGCGCCGAGATGATCGGGCCGGCCGGCAGGGTGGGCCGCGGCGCGGTGGCCAGCTTGATCGCGAGATCGGCCATGTGCTCCACCACCCATTCGAAGTAGGAGGGAGTGAGCGAGTTGATATCCATGTCCGGTGCCGGATTCATGAAGTCGATGGCGTACGGGACACCGTCTTTCACGGCAAACTCCACCGTGTTCATGTCGTAACCCAGCGCCCGGCACAGGGTCAGCGCATCCTTCACGCAGCGCGCCTCGAGTTCGGCGCCCAGATACCCGGGATCGGGAATGTACCGGCGCTGGCGCGGATCGTAGGGCATGGGCAGGACATCCTCCCGCCCGAGCACCATGCAGCGCACATAGGCGTCCCACTGGATGAATTCCTGAACCACCATGGTCAGCAGGCCACTCTCGTTATAGTGGCGCAGCAACTCTTCCATGGACTCACAGACGTAGACATCCCGCCAGCCGCCGCCGTGCGCGTCCTTGAGGACGCAGGGGAATCCGATGTACTCGGCAACGCCCTTCCAGTCGAGCGGATAGGCGAGGTTGCGCAGCGATTCGGAGTGCGAGATGCCCGGGATGTAGTCCTTGTTGGGGAGCACCACCGTCTTGGGGTGCGCCACGCCATGCTGAATGGCCAGCGTGGCGTCGTAGAACTTGTCGTCCGCCGCCCACATGAAGGGATTGTTGACCACCGTGGTCCCCATCCGTGTGGCATGCTTGAGGAAGGTCCGATAGAAGCCGACCTCATGCGAAATGCGATCGATGATCAGGCTGTAGGGGACCTGCTGCGCCATGCGTGTGGCGTCGAGCTTGACATACTCGGCCGGCACGCCGGACTGGCGCTTGGCGACCGCATCGAGAAACGCAGGGGGGAAGGACCATTCCCGCCCGACCAGCAGGCCGATCCGTGGTTCGATGGACACGTCTCTACACCTCGCGTGAGTGGCTCGTGATGTCGGGAGAATGTGTTCATGTCACCGACTCCGCCATGGGCTCAGCGAACTATTTTCGCGCGCATGATCTGTCCCTGATCGTTCCATGATCCGTCACAGCCCAGGTCGCTTCTTCGAACCGGACAACCTGTGTCAGCAGACAAGCAAATATCAGTTTTGTGATAGACGTTGATGTGGACAACAGATGCCCTCACCCCCGCCTTATGCCGTCCATCACGAAGTAGGTTTTCAACATCACCATGGATCGCAGCCTGTGTCAGGATGGGCGGTTAGGCACTTATCCACATCGATTTCAACAGATATCTACAATACTGTCAATAACTTAGGATCAACCGGTCGTATTGCGTGGGCACGCGGATCGTCATAACATCCCCGCCCACTGATTTGTTGCCCCCTCTCCTGAAATCAGTGGCTCACATTCCTGGACCTCACGGAATTTTGCCATGAACGTGGTTGCCTGTGATGCACCGATCGGCATGATGGAGCCTGCACCCATCACAAGTCTTGCCATCCACATGGATTGGGACGGCCGTCGGTTGTCTGCGTTCTGGACCGCGGACGATGAGTATGTCGTGCGCGCGGAGCGGGATGCGGCGGTGAACTGGTACCGCATCGATGCGGAGATGCCGGCACCGGCGGGCGATGAAGAAAGCCGCCGGGCGCTGGGAGCGATGCTCGCCGACATCATTCCACTGGGTGGGGGACGCGTGGCGTTTCCGGTGGGCAGCACCGGTCGCCGGGTCTATCGCGTGTGGCGGTCGTCCAAAGGCGCGGGTGCCGGTCGGACTAGAATCCTGGGAGTTCGAGCTGCGCGGTCACGCCGCCTGCCAGCGTAACGCCGGCAGCCTGCAACCACGCCAGCAGCATATCCTGCCCATGATCGCCAGCCATGGCGGAGCGCGCCGCGCTCAGATGCAGCTTGAACTCAGCCGACACGTCGGGGAGCGTGCGTCGGAGCACCGCGACCGTGAGCAGCTCGGTGGCGTCCGCCAGATGACGAATGGCGAACTCCACCATGCGGGCGCGCAGCGCGGCCGCATTGAGGACCGGTCCGTCACCGGGCACATCGTGCTGGGCCCGGCGTTCGCGGAAGGCGGCCAGCCGGCTGCGGGTGGCCGTGAGCATGGGAAGCTCGTCCGTGGCGTGCTCGGGCAGGGCGGCCACGGGTGCGCCGAGCAGCCCCAGCCAGGCCATCCAGAGCATACCGCGGGCGTAAGGCTCCCACGGCTCGTGCTCGAGGCGGGCAGCGGTGCGCTTGACCACCTCGCTGACGTGGTGGCGAGCATCCCACCAGCGTACATAGCTCTCCGTCTGGCGGGAGATCAGTGCCAGCGCGCCCAGACGGAGCGCCCAGGTGACCGCCGACTCGCCGTCGTCGATGGGGGGACGGAGCGCGGCGGCACAACGGAAGGCCCGGGCCGCGCCCAGGGTCAGGACGGCCTGCGCCAGATCGCGTCCGGCACTGGGCACGGGCTGCAGCGCGGCTTCCAGCTGGCTCAGCGCGGCCAGTTCGTACGCGGTGCCGAGCAGGGCGAGCCCGTCGGAGATGGGCTCGCCCAGGCCGTCGCCGGGAAGCAGCGCGGCCGCGTCGGCTCGTTCGAGCAGCAGAGCCCGGCGTTCCGGGGGGATCGCGGCGACAGCCCAGTGCTCGTCGAGCGTGGTCCTGGCCAGTTCGGCCAGCTCGCGCGCCGCAAGGTCTCGGTCGGTCGCCGTAGTGAGGACGTGCATCCAGCCATCTCCAGTGGAGGGCTCGAACGGGGTCCCGCAGGAGGTCGTGCTGAGGATGACCCGGGCACTGCCGCGCCACCAACCTGGTCACCCCGACGAGGGCGATCGGTAAGCAGCACTACAGCTTGCGGTTAGCACGCGCCAACCGCATCCAGATCACTGTCGCATTTATGTAACATATCGGCATCTGTCAAGAGGACGGGCTTGGTCCCCTCTGCGGATGCCCGTTTCCGGAGAGTCAGGCGTGGGATTCGAGTCGTCGCAGATGGCGCGTCGCCGGTTGGCGGTACTGGCCGCCACCAACAGCAGGGTCCAGGAGGCGTTGGCCCCGTCGGGGTTCCCCGGCTTCGGTCCGTCGGAGGAAAAACCGCAGCCCACGCGCGGCGAACGCGACCGTGAGCGCACCACCGCGGCACCGTTTGCGTCGTCCGCGCTGGCCCGCCAGCTCGAGGATCTCGCGCGCGACATCGTCGCCACGCCCGGCGCCG
The nucleotide sequence above comes from Gemmatimonas aurantiaca. Encoded proteins:
- a CDS encoding glycogen/starch synthase, which translates into the protein MSTRVHLPTPGLGTPIVLGTGQAKPTIVHLTAEYSPFARTGGLAEAVMGLANFQVRAGADVVVFMPLYRTVRDHAPDLAPLGRAIGVDLGFRTEEVRFFREVHPPRGPKVVFVDIPSAFARGGIYGEGGRDYADNARRFALFSRAVLDAIPRLIVGPVLIHAHDWHTSLALMYMRSYEHLRERYASTPTVLSVHNAGYQGHFPASMLNECGIPPEVYDFHHLEWYGRINFLKGGLTFADMVVTVSPTHAQELRTAGGGFGLQDVFQWLGSRFTGITNGIDQSVWDPSTDDQITARYTIEDPANKARCKAALQRSFGLPQRRKTPLFGFTGRLVTQKGLDLLLGSHRIWTLDAQFVFLGAGEARYERALLALAQARPRQVGVQLDFTDRLEHRLMAGADIFLMPSQYEPCGLTQLRAQRYGALPVGRRVGGIADTIEDDVTGLLFDEFTTASFDHGISRALARFSDPAAWTARMRAAMRRDFGWERAAERYDDVYRRATDLARRRR
- the glgP gene encoding alpha-glucan family phosphorylase, whose amino-acid sequence is MTVPVEGSQNPTVPAPLLLPVRLNGLSQLAQNLAWSWNREARMLFKEIDDTLWQELRHNPLLLLQRVHPERLAALAEDTQFCARYDRAMMWLGAERSDEHTWYARTFPELRGRPVAYFCAEFGIHNSVPIYSGGLGVLAGDHLKTASDLGVPLVAVGILYRNGYFDQHIRVDGWQEDTDARIDFNSVPLTPLPGRDGAKHLVTVNTFGRDVHIRVWKMQVGRVPVYLLDSDLEENHPDDRPLLSKLYSGGPAMRLRQEWLLGVGGVRALRALGIAPAAWHANEGHAAFMMVERVRELCTEGLAYTDAVKRVRNCSVFTTHTPVPAGHDHFATQDVLRCAEGEATWTSMGITPEAFAHIGYHPESGSGVFHMTSASIRLSRRVNAVSRRHGIVTREMSRSLWNNRPAEQVPIGHVTNGVHLATWMANPVMKLLDKHLGLAWGYSNDPALWEQVLTLEDEELWYTHTRLKHALMRRVREEARRAFAQGGLEATQLAGAGTLLDPHVLTIGFARRFATYKRADLIFRDVERLRALVTNSARPVQIVFAGKAHPADNPGKQVLQNVYHFTRDPRFEGRVAFIEDYSMHLAHLLVQGVDLWLNLPRVPLEASGTSGMKAALNGVPQLSTIDGWWEEGYEGSNGWAIEPEVDNDEGSGTARRLYELLEHEVVPRFYDRDKSELPRRWLLMMKHAIRVAGQQFTARRMVEQYARGYYAPSILGDALPDDPPTA
- a CDS encoding DUF3536 domain-containing protein encodes the protein MNASPNALANTHSVIVHQHLYQPPREDPWLEVIEAERSAAPDHDWNTRITRECYARQALAEAYLLESARAAPSPADRDAKVGLARLVNLYAWCSFDVGATLCEWFDSEAPQVLQAMQAGDAASIRRWGYGNAIAAPYHHVILPLASARDRRTEIRWGIRDFTRRFGRVPEGFWFPECAVDEDTLDAAAAEGIRFTILAPYQVQGHDGSGMPVRWRGASGRELIIVPYDGALAGDVAFGGLLDDARALASRLTPLQGTELSDARCTTLATDGETFGHHHRGGESTLAEAMSLMARRTSSHLTNAASLVAAQAPRQDVTLVSPSAWSCAHGVERWRSNCGCRIDGSRPPAQQWRGPLRRAMEQLAERCHAVYESEGQLLFRDDPWDVRDAYGEIVPFDGAPITEFVDRVVRPEASEAQRQRARELLELTRASLRTFTSCAWFFDDVDRIEVRQVLRYAARCVELSGAAARLTPELLHWLGGATNGAPNAVSAADVFVRDALPHRAPTLRVGAALIALTAAGVKRARFGAFEGEVVPEPHDSWRIRLTHRRTGSAITYVGQISGTGPALAVTIGEPDADPATHMRLKIHEFPERLAHLLLLDDATDDAALLSEG
- a CDS encoding pyridoxal phosphate-dependent aminotransferase, encoding MLTIDEKFARLGTDHAPGQEVRQTADDSNFRGEVLPGTPVDFSHGDVNDDAFAPTPGAFEEFVAGVHRGGSQAYTEYRGGGGLREMVAERLTAFTGHPVSGADELIITPGTQGALFLALGALVTTGDRVAIVRPDYFANRKLVEFLGGVVVPVRMDHLSYTDRAGLDLGQLEDAFKSGVRTFLFSNPNNPAGVIHSPDEIARIAALASQYGATVIVDQLYSRLLYSGNSYTHLRASSIDAAQVVTIMGPSKTESLSGYRLGVAFGASHLVDRMEKLQAIVSLRAPGYSQAVLRTWFAEPAGWMQDRIVKHEALRNELLAVFGAVPGLRVRTPQAGSYLFPQLPALDIPLHDFVRALRVQAGVTVTPGTEFSPDATNSVRLNFSQNHRAAVEAAGRIGEMIARYRR